The proteins below come from a single Hyphomicrobium denitrificans ATCC 51888 genomic window:
- a CDS encoding DUF1801 domain-containing protein, with product MSSQLIDAKIKALGDWRGEMLIRIRSLIKEADPDVIEGVKWRKPSNPAGVPVWEHDGIICTGETYKSLVKLTFANGASLQDPSHLFNASLEGSTRRAIDITEGGKIDEKGFKALIRAAVALNTSKAAVRASRPRTKPKSS from the coding sequence ATGTCCTCTCAACTCATAGACGCCAAGATCAAGGCGCTGGGCGACTGGCGCGGTGAGATGCTGATCCGAATCCGTAGCCTCATCAAAGAGGCCGATCCTGATGTGATCGAAGGGGTGAAATGGAGAAAGCCGTCCAATCCGGCTGGTGTTCCAGTTTGGGAGCACGACGGCATCATCTGCACGGGCGAGACGTACAAGTCGCTCGTAAAGCTGACATTCGCCAACGGCGCGTCGCTGCAGGATCCCTCGCACTTGTTCAATGCGAGCCTCGAAGGCAGCACAAGGCGCGCCATCGACATCACCGAAGGCGGCAAGATCGACGAAAAAGGATTCAAGGCGCTGATTCGCGCAGCCGTGGCGTTGAACACATCCAAAGCCGCCGTCCGTGCATCTCGCCCACGGACGAAACCAAAGAGCTCCTAA
- a CDS encoding DHA2 family efflux MFS transporter permease subunit, with amino-acid sequence MTELLRRNLIPLIVATALFMENMDATVLATSLPAIAKDLSVNPINLKLALTTYLLALAVFIPASGWMADRFGAKNVFRAAMVVFAIGSIACALSTGLVTLVAARVLQGMGGAMMTPVGRLIVLRTIPRAEIIGAIAWLSIPALIGPVVGPPLGGFITTYFNWRWIFWINIPVALLGLVLITRFIPDVREDAPSSFDLRGFLLIGPGLSLFLTGVTLMGVGLATPQTIGVITLLGAALLAAYVWHAMRVSEPLIDLNLLKIPTYRAGVIGGFLFRVGLGAGPFLLPLLFQAGFGLTAFQSGMLTFATGIGALFMKTQVATILGRFGFRRVLLINAVVSSLFALLPAVFTIDTPALMIILLFLAGGLSRSLQFTSLNTLAYADIPPELLSRATSFAAVCQNLSGSVGVTIAAIGLELVQKVEGGNAIEASHFPPVFLLIAAISASSVLIFMRLSKSAGASLLPTEAMKAAEPAKDAARLSEPL; translated from the coding sequence ATGACCGAACTTCTGCGCCGCAACCTTATTCCGCTGATCGTCGCCACGGCGCTGTTCATGGAGAACATGGACGCGACCGTGCTCGCGACCTCGCTGCCCGCTATCGCGAAAGACCTCAGCGTCAATCCCATTAACCTCAAGCTCGCGCTAACGACATACCTGCTGGCGCTCGCCGTTTTCATTCCGGCATCGGGATGGATGGCGGATCGCTTCGGCGCCAAGAACGTCTTCCGAGCTGCGATGGTCGTCTTCGCCATCGGCTCCATCGCCTGCGCGCTCTCGACCGGCCTCGTGACCCTCGTCGCCGCGCGTGTGCTGCAAGGCATGGGCGGCGCCATGATGACACCCGTCGGCCGCCTCATCGTGCTCCGAACAATCCCGCGCGCGGAAATCATCGGCGCGATTGCATGGCTTTCGATTCCGGCGCTCATCGGCCCCGTCGTCGGGCCACCGCTCGGCGGCTTCATCACGACGTATTTCAACTGGCGCTGGATTTTCTGGATCAACATTCCCGTCGCGCTTCTGGGCCTCGTGCTGATCACGCGCTTCATTCCGGACGTACGCGAGGACGCGCCCTCGAGCTTCGATCTGCGCGGCTTCCTGCTGATCGGACCCGGCCTGTCGCTGTTCCTCACCGGCGTCACGCTGATGGGCGTCGGCTTGGCGACGCCGCAAACAATCGGCGTCATCACGTTGCTGGGAGCGGCGCTGCTGGCGGCCTACGTCTGGCACGCGATGCGCGTCTCCGAACCGCTCATCGATCTCAATCTGCTGAAGATCCCGACCTATCGCGCCGGCGTCATCGGAGGCTTTCTGTTCCGTGTGGGGCTCGGGGCCGGACCGTTTCTCCTGCCGCTGCTGTTTCAGGCGGGATTTGGCCTCACCGCGTTTCAATCCGGCATGCTGACGTTCGCGACGGGCATCGGCGCGCTGTTCATGAAAACCCAGGTGGCGACGATCCTCGGGCGCTTCGGTTTTCGTCGCGTGCTGCTCATCAATGCTGTCGTCTCGAGCCTGTTCGCGCTGCTGCCCGCCGTCTTTACGATCGACACGCCGGCGCTGATGATCATTCTGCTGTTTCTCGCCGGGGGATTATCGCGCTCGCTTCAGTTCACGAGCCTCAACACACTCGCTTACGCCGACATCCCGCCCGAGCTTCTGAGCCGCGCGACGAGTTTCGCCGCCGTCTGCCAGAACCTGTCGGGCTCGGTCGGCGTCACCATTGCGGCCATCGGATTGGAACTCGTGCAGAAGGTCGAAGGTGGCAACGCGATCGAAGCTTCGCACTTTCCGCCGGTTTTTCTGCTCATCGCCGCGATCTCGGCGTCGTCGGTTCTGATCTTCATGCGGCTTTCGAAATCGGCCGGCGCCTCGCTGCTGCCTACCGAAGCGATGAAAGCCGCCGAACCCGCCAAGGACGCCGCCCGACTCAGCGAGCCGCTTTAG